From Erigeron canadensis isolate Cc75 chromosome 5, C_canadensis_v1, whole genome shotgun sequence:
CACATGGTGGACATAACCCATGTAACATGTAGTAATAATTTATCTCCGTTTTTTGAATCAAGcccaaaaaaaaagtaaaagaatacaacaaacaaacaacaaattTAGGCAAAAGCTTCAATAATTTATCCAATTTGAAGAAGAGAAGAGGAAAGAATAGTGGGAAAGCCTTTTACaatataagtaaaaaaccatggaattgaatttgaaatgaagaATAAATGATGAATGTATTATGTATGTGTGTAGAAAATAGGATTTGGAAGCAGTAGATAATTTCATCAGCAAAAGAAGGAGAAAGAAGGTACACGTTTCAATTTATTGGTGATTATTCTTAACTACAATGTCCACTCACAACCCACCATTTTTAGCTACAATGTCTCACTCACAACACCGACCAAGGtgaattgttattatatataaaacactaAAATTCAATGTCGATCACTGAGGGGGTGTTACTATAGCTAAAACTACACCCGATCATGCAGGAGGCACAACTTGAAATAGCACAACTAAcaaactaacggacttaacggttGTTAAGTTAGGTTTAACGGAGCATCTTGTCAACTTtaactattttaatatttgccatcaaatttttcatttaattactttttaccacataccttttggtttttaagtttttcccatcaaaagtttatttctttcttatttttagcACATAAATTTTACCATTTAAACTTTCgccactatatatattttttttattacatttcttcttttactttttgccaaataactttttttttaaactttcgtcacataaatattgtttttaagtttaagttcttcacttttttaatttttctcgcataactttttgtttttcaactcctttatcatataacttttggtttttaaaattttgtccttcaaaattttttttctttcctttcgagcacaattttattttcttaacttttacttttattactAAAGTTTTGTTTACGAGGCAATGCCCGAGGCAATGCCCAAGTAAAAATACtagttatattaattatttaacttGAAAGTGAATTAAGCCTAACAGCAAAACCGGGCCAAAAAGGTAAAATCAGGTCAAAACCCCCCTTTAACGCCCCCCACTAGTTCAATATTTTCCCAGGCTCCTTGTCTTCTCAACGACCTCCGACCATCGCCGCCGACATCCCAATTGCTGTTTGGCTGTCAACAAGGTATTAAATAACACGcaattgtaattatttttgaatgttCGTAAAAAGGAGATTATAAAGGATGCTTGTTTATTAAATCcttacaaaaaattttaaagttttttaattttgtctctCACCATACAATGTTTTTTGCATATCAGTAAGGATATGGAAGACACATCCCATTGGTTATAGGTTAATGGAGTTTAATTTCACTTATAAAATccgttaattatttttatctcAGTGAAATATGGAAGAAATAAGACCCGAAGATATGGAACCCTTAATATCATGGTCTAATGACAATGGTGGAGAATTGTTAGTCTACCGGCCAATAGAAGACACAAATGCGTCTAGGTTAGTTTTCAATTGTCATTCCTAATGTTATTGTATCTTTTTTAGACTTTATGTTAGAATTTTTCAAGATTGTTTGATGTCTGTGTGCCACTTTGGTTTGATGACTACAGTTCAGATGATACAAATGATTCAGCCGGCACTTTTCAAGTCTCTCACCATATTGATGTATGTGATGTTAAAACCAACGGATAATTTATTGTCATTTTCATGTTTGCTAATATGTGTTTATAAACAGACGATGACTGCGCGTCAGGGTGACTTGACAAAGTGTCATTCTATTGATATTACACGGGTACGATTAAAAAAAACCCCATCTGTTGAAGTACCCGAGACTGCCAAGATAGATCCTCCTCTATGCATGGAGTGTTTGCATTTCAACTCAGGTAATGTTCATGGGCTGAATAAAATAAAGAATCAGATAAACCCAAATTATCCCACCAAATTACCGGATTAAgccattatatattattaattgttctATTATTTGAGTACTGTAGATTAAATTGGGTGATTGAATCATACGCTCAAATGTGTTTTTTGTGATGTATGAAGTAAAAAATTATGTTTCCCATTATTTCAAGCGTTGGATTGTTTTCTCCTTTTAGTGTATCATTGTCTTTTTTACTACTTATTTGGAAGTTTTGTCTATGCCAAGTTATGCTACTTTGAAAAAATTATGTTcattttgttttgataaaaCGCAACTTACAAATTCTGAAATCTTTTTCCAACAACTACATGAGTACATCATCTAGCATTCATGCATGCATAATTTGCTAGATATGCTACTTTTATCGTAATTTTGCAATGTTTGATGTCTTAAACAAACTGAATAACCCTTTGAGTCTACTTTTGGATACCTTAAACCAAACCTATCCCGAATAACTCAAACCCAAATTCTATATTGTTTGGGTTACGGGTTAGTATATTATCTTGGAAACCCGAATAACTTGACCCGCATACCTATGCTTGCAGTGAATTCTATAGCTTTTGGAATGAGGAACTCCATACAGATACGCTACTTGAGACAGGTTTTTGTTTCTATATTCAATAGCTTTAGGAATGAAGAATTGAAGATTCTTgacttttttttggaaaataaaaagtatattccAAAGTCAGGGTCATGCATACTTAGATCCAATCTATTCTTTCGTTTCTGCTTCTATTCTTTAACCGTAACAAGGACAACCTTTGTAAGGATGGAAAGACCTTCTTATGCCTGATTTTTTTCAACCTCATTTACAACAGCAATTCACAGCCTATTCCCTGTTCCAGATGACCCAGGTTGCAGTGTAATACACTCCCTGAAAAGGCTTGCTAGAGTGCTAGACTCCTTACACCTTGTCCCGATGAGTTTCCCGCCTAATGTTGCCTCAAATGAAGTGGAGTCGAGACATTAGTCTTCCACCAACTATAGATCTTGGCTCACATGCCAGAATCCGGTTGCATCCTGCAATACACTAATCAATTTTCTTCGGATACAAGTCATAGAAAACACACCAGGAATAATTCATAGGTATTGCCTATGTTAATAGTCACCATGCGAGTAGGCACATAGTTAAGAGCATCCCTCCAAAAACTTAATTTCAGTGGGATCCATTATTCCATCTGAAAGGTTCTGTAGACACAACAGGTTCCTCACCATTTAGAGCTGCCCACATACGTAAGTTTAGAAACTGAAAACCTACAATTAGCATCCAATCTCCAAGACCAACCATCCTGTTTATGAGTGACAAGAGAGGGAATGCTAATGTTACATGTAACATGTTAAAGATTATATGTTAGTCATCATAATCGAGGACTTTGTCTCTTCAGGACCATGGGGGTGATGAAAATGATTTTTACGCTAATGAGAAGATAAAGAAAAAGTTCTTATTTGGAGGTACGAGGTTAATGGACGGAAAGAAGGATGGCGTCGCCGTATGTAAGGTGGTCTTTCTAATTCCTAACATTCTTGGAAATATCGATGTTGATcaaaatggtaattttgtaAAATAGTAGAATACCAGATTTTGGTCTTGTGTATACACGTGATTTAGATTAAGAAAACGACATTAAAGCATTTagagttgtttttttatatgtagtGATATATTAGACATGCATATTATACACCTTTTTAAAGCTGCTATATTCAATCAACTATGATATCTTAagaataaaatgaaattgtttgtatCCATATAATCTTTAAgtttatttaaatttagattAGATATTAAGTCCAATTTTAGGTAAAGTTAGTCTaaatttaggtaaatatagattGAAAAGTTCATATTTTATGAAAGTGAAGTGCACTTAAATTAAATGGAAACCCTAcgggctttcgttaaggtgcattaaatagttgtacttataccataaaattcagcagtgagcttttgatatggaatggtataaatgttttatgaacgttaagtgaagccctaaaggcttcatttagcattttccgaattaaatttattaatttgtagagATTTTGCAATTTGGGATGTTACTATTAGGTAAACTAAGCTTCTGATTGGGTAACAGAAAATTTCAAACATGTGACTGGTTAATTAAGTTTTAGGAAATGTCTTCTATTActgtaaagataaagataagctgttgaaaataataaaaattgaaatatgTGCATGTAGGAATGGACAAGACGTGGCTCACATGAGACTCGTGTGCTTGATTTATCTATTAACCAGAAAAGGTATGGTAATGCTTTATAGATTGAGTTTTATAGATTTAGATGGCATTTTCATTGTAATGGTAATACACAGAGACCTCCTTGCAAGTGCCGGTGCTGATAAAGAGGTGAAAATTTGGAGTCTCGAAACGTCAAAACGCCTAACAGACATCAAACTACACGAACTTAAGGCAAGCTCTTTGTATCTTGTCTTTAAAGTTCTTTATCTTATCACTAATTTAGTACTGTGCATCGCTCGACAAATTATTTAGTAAGACTAGGTCATACCCATCTAATGGACGGGTAGGACGGGACTTAATAAAAGAGTTAGTCCTAACAATTCAAACAAGCTAAGCTATATTATCTAGTAATCAACTCTAGAGAAAGCTACATAATACACACCCGAAATATATACTTAGTAATTTGTAATGAAGTTTAAATTGACATATAATAGCATACAATCTTTACTATTAAAAGTGTTACATTAAACGAAcatctttttaatcattaattatttatatactaaaaagcaaTATGCTTTTTACAAGCATGTTGCATAATGTGTAGTGTCTTTActaatattaagttattaataataaaatatggtATCACTGTGCTAAAACGTGGAAATTAAATGAGTAATCTTCTTGAAACAAATGTGCTGGTATATGACCAATTAAGTTAACACTCACAAAATCTATTATTCATTTGctactttttttcattttttaactttttttcttttaaggaaAGGAATAATATTTTGATATAAGTTTATAAACATTATGTACCCATTTTTCCGTTccttaataacaataaaatcaaaataaatgatCTCAATCTTAAGTCATCAACATCTTTGGATCGTAAAAGAAAACTTAAAGGTCtaatttttttccaaacaaaTGTAACAAATCTTATAACATAAACTTAGATTCAAAGGTATCTATCAAGAGtatttacataattttacaaAAATCATTATCCACAAcaacattattaaaataaaaaaaaaattattttatatcatGATAGTCATCATCACAAACATGCtatttaagaaaatgaaagaaagataaagaagaaTCCAATAACGGTATCTGGTAGTGTTGGCTTATGTTGATGATCGAACCGGCAACTAATTTTTtgacctttttttattttaatctatttAATAGAATAAACAGTATAAAATGGTAATTCTGATGAATCATAAATCaattaacttatttttatgtaaagttTGACACATTATCATTATGTATAAAAGATATGAAGCAACATAAGATACGTCAAAGTCTATAAATAACTTAAGCCCCGTTGCAACGCACGGGCAATAATACTAGTTACTTCTAACGTGCTTTTTGTACAACATGACATGTCAGCACACATAGGCATGCTAGTGTCCTTGACTCCTTGTAAGAAAAATCTAAGTGATATGTTAGATATCCAACGTGTTTATGTCAATAAATATCAACATAGTGAACGAATCGATTATAATGGCTATATGTTCAATTAGGAATATTATACTTGTAGAAAAGCAAAAACTCTTccttatcaaaatatatttaatcattagAAACTGCAAAGAACATCAAACATTACATTTATGAACCAAACGGAAAGTGAAAAGGTCGATTTAAAATACAGTTAGGGTAGTATTAGCTGCACCATATAGCCATCCAGGATTCCAGGTCGTTGCTGCAAGCACGTAAATTACAGAAAGTGAGATGTTCATCTGCGATcagtatattattatattagagaCAACACAGAAGGAGATTATTAACAGCTTAAcacattaaattatataatgccAAGTTGCCAACACAACATGCAAACTCACACAAAACGCTAAAGATGCTGAGCTCCTAGCTATGTCTCCAATATGAACGAGGATAAAAAGGTTTCAACCTAGTTGCAGACATTCAAAAATTCAAACTTTTCAGCTAAATTACAAGCTAAAAAATAGCATACTCATAAAAACCAATGATCCGATATATTTGTGTCTAAAGATTCAAATGGGTCAGACTGGGCTAGGCTCTTCATCAATTGATTGAAGCAGATCCTTTAGGTTGACAGTCAGCCAAAATGCATTCTCCCCATTTTGGCTCAATTGCTCAAACGCAACTTGATCTGCTAACCAACCCCTTTGAGTTACCCATTGTCCGTCTCTTGAGATAAGAATTACCTAATGAGCACAAAATGCTAAACCCATGCTGTTCAACACAAAATTCCGCATTCGGTTGGTTTTCTTATGTTTCTTTCACTAAATCAAGTCATTAGGCAACGTGTCAAAGGGATTTGTTTCCTGTCCCATTCTACAAATCCCTTTTTGGAATATTTGTACAAACAAGTCATGTTAA
This genomic window contains:
- the LOC122599634 gene encoding uncharacterized WD repeat-containing protein C17D11.16-like, yielding MEEIRPEDMEPLISWSNDNGGELLVYRPIEDTNASSSDDTNDSAGTFQVSHHIDTMTARQGDLTKCHSIDITRVRLKKTPSVEVPETAKIDPPLCMECLHFNSVNSIAFGMRNSIQIRYLRQDHGGDENDFYANEKIKKKFLFGGTRLMDGKKDGVAVCKEWTRRGSHETRVLDLSINQKRDLLASAGADKEVKIWSLETSKRLTDIKLHELKVNAVSWHHGGRCLLSGSMDRKIYMMDLREDITKVEGTKWWETNHGVKSLAWNPTVDHKFMALLDDGEVIFYDSRNFSPENSIPASENKADKISAVAYHPCKKNVFATGSSSGELKVWDQNQLSQHLSEQKVCKGKISKLTYRTNDPILAYASSSYEVGTIKDES